In the Campylobacter showae genome, one interval contains:
- a CDS encoding GNAT family N-acetyltransferase has product MSNIQEKYIREINTSDSFFDSLRQDYKGFDTWIAKKADAGEKAYILFDDTKIVAFLYLKIESPIDNTDISPALDTNVTWLKIGTLKIDAHGTKLGERIIKKIFDFAVANNIYNIYVTSFEKQAPLIKLLKRYGFVQHGKKINELVLIKNIPTQVQALKNDILLDYPAINATSDKYLLSIYPKYHTGMFSDSMLNTESYDILKDMSESNSIHKVYITEMKGVEQLKRGDCLLIYRTKDKNAQSANYSSVVTSLCVVEEYKDLSSFSDLYDFIKYCKPHNIFTDDELENIFIKKSYTKIIKMAYNISFKRRVILKKIREIIGYEEAYWGFVKLTDEAFFAILKEGLVNDSIIIH; this is encoded by the coding sequence ATGTCAAATATCCAAGAGAAATATATACGTGAAATTAACACATCTGATTCCTTTTTCGACTCTTTAAGGCAAGACTATAAAGGTTTTGATACATGGATAGCGAAAAAAGCGGACGCTGGCGAAAAAGCATATATACTCTTTGATGATACCAAGATAGTGGCTTTTTTGTATCTAAAAATAGAAAGCCCAATAGATAATACGGATATAAGTCCGGCACTTGACACAAATGTGACATGGCTAAAGATAGGAACTCTTAAAATAGATGCGCATGGGACAAAGCTTGGAGAGCGTATTATAAAGAAGATTTTTGATTTTGCCGTAGCAAACAATATTTATAATATCTATGTAACGTCTTTTGAAAAACAAGCACCTTTAATAAAATTATTAAAAAGATATGGGTTTGTCCAGCACGGCAAAAAAATCAATGAGCTAGTATTAATAAAAAATATACCGACTCAAGTGCAGGCACTAAAAAATGATATACTGCTGGACTATCCGGCTATTAATGCGACAAGCGACAAATATCTTTTAAGTATATACCCAAAATATCATACTGGTATGTTCTCGGACTCTATGCTAAACACAGAAAGCTATGACATACTAAAAGACATGTCTGAATCAAATAGTATTCATAAGGTGTATATAACGGAAATGAAAGGTGTCGAGCAACTCAAGAGAGGCGACTGCTTGCTCATTTATAGAACAAAAGATAAAAATGCCCAAAGCGCGAACTACTCATCCGTCGTAACCTCCTTGTGTGTTGTAGAAGAATATAAAGATTTATCCAGTTTTAGTGACTTGTATGATTTCATCAAGTACTGCAAGCCTCATAATATATTTACTGATGATGAATTAGAGAATATATTTATCAAAAAAAGTTACACAAAAATAATAAAAATGGCATACAATATATCATTTAAAAGACGTGTTATTTTAAAGAAGATTAGAGAAATTATAGGTTACGAAGAAGCCTACTGGGGTTTTGTGAAGCTTACAGATGAGGCTTTTTTTGCAATTTTAAAAGAAGGTTTAGTAAATGACAGCATTATTATCCATTAA
- a CDS encoding FecCD family ABC transporter permease, with protein sequence MGKGFFKNKKLCILVLSVLLLLLILTFICLGRYPVSPYEAFMIIYKTITGDVSGLGVHETSVVIDIRLPRILMAVLVGAGLSLAGAAYQTVFSNPLVSPDLLGVSSGAGFGAALSILLSLDMIVTQHVSLLLGLLAVYIVLNLSRVKKRTDLYVLVLSGVIVKSLFDASISFIKYIADPEDKLPTITMWLLGSLASVSYRDLVICSIIIIPCIFGFFLLRWKLNLLSLDSDEARSLGINVKKLRIVVILLSTLITATTVSVCGIIGWIGLIIPHLARMVIGNDNRYLIPTCCVMGAIYLLLIDTLSRAATSNEIPISILTAFIGAPLFITILRKNSGERR encoded by the coding sequence ATGGGGAAAGGTTTCTTTAAGAATAAAAAATTATGCATATTGGTTCTCTCTGTATTGCTATTGCTTTTAATACTAACTTTTATTTGTTTAGGAAGATATCCGGTTAGCCCCTATGAAGCATTTATGATTATATACAAAACAATAACCGGAGATGTTAGCGGCTTAGGCGTACATGAAACTAGTGTAGTAATTGACATAAGACTACCTAGAATACTTATGGCAGTTTTAGTAGGTGCAGGGCTATCACTGGCAGGAGCAGCATATCAAACTGTTTTTTCAAACCCTTTAGTTAGCCCGGACTTACTAGGGGTGTCTTCAGGAGCAGGTTTTGGGGCGGCTTTATCTATATTATTATCCCTAGACATGATAGTGACTCAGCATGTTTCTTTGCTTCTGGGGCTTTTAGCAGTTTATATAGTTTTAAACCTATCCAGAGTAAAAAAACGAACAGATTTGTATGTGTTAGTTTTATCCGGAGTAATTGTAAAGTCACTATTTGATGCTTCAATATCATTTATTAAATATATAGCAGATCCGGAAGATAAGCTTCCAACTATCACTATGTGGTTGCTGGGAAGTTTAGCAAGTGTATCCTATAGAGACCTTGTTATTTGTTCAATAATAATAATACCTTGTATTTTCGGCTTCTTTCTATTAAGGTGGAAATTGAATCTTTTATCTCTAGATTCTGATGAGGCTAGGTCTTTAGGAATTAATGTAAAAAAATTACGTATTGTGGTTATCTTACTCTCAACATTGATAACTGCAACTACAGTTTCTGTATGTGGAATTATAGGATGGATAGGTTTAATAATTCCCCATTTGGCGAGAATGGTTATCGGAAATGATAATAGGTACCTTATTCCAACTTGTTGTGTTATGGGAGCAATTTATTTATTACTGATAGATACCCTTTCAAGAGCAGCTACAAGCAATGAAATTCCCATTTCAATATTAACAGCATTTATAGGTGCGCCATTATTCATAACTATACTTAGAAAGAATTCGGGAGAAAGAAGATGA
- a CDS encoding aldo/keto reductase: MEYRKLGSTGIQISRISMGSHHLKNPQDIDKHAENFFYAYKQGINFFETGDTYGNNCSELILGAAIKEMKKHKKPFYIMSKTHAGDSKTFRKNLENSLKNLGISCIDSFTCLWGVKSFEEWRGAKNYGAIREMEKAREEGLIKHITFSSHLQNKELIEMIGEYKFDYSLQGFNIINSKYRLKGIMKTHEKDIGTIAMNPLATGDLLLYEDIFNAIRIKEDQTLVQAAYAYILSFPFIDSVLGTFNSKDEINEAIKTLYQEPYSAKERSEQEGKLKERINQVDLERKIEVGKALRQRPHILREEVADLFGVYPLSV; encoded by the coding sequence ATGGAATATAGAAAATTAGGATCTACAGGCATACAAATTTCAAGAATATCTATGGGAAGTCATCACTTAAAGAATCCCCAAGATATAGATAAACATGCAGAAAATTTCTTCTATGCATATAAACAAGGAATAAATTTCTTTGAAACCGGCGATACTTATGGAAACAATTGTTCAGAACTTATATTAGGTGCAGCCATAAAAGAAATGAAGAAGCATAAAAAACCATTTTATATTATGTCAAAGACACATGCCGGAGATTCTAAAACATTTCGAAAAAATCTTGAAAATTCTTTGAAGAATTTAGGAATAAGTTGTATTGACTCCTTTACTTGTCTTTGGGGTGTAAAATCTTTTGAAGAATGGAGAGGAGCTAAAAACTATGGAGCTATAAGAGAGATGGAAAAAGCAAGAGAAGAAGGACTTATTAAGCATATTACTTTTTCTTCACACTTACAAAATAAAGAACTAATTGAGATGATTGGGGAGTATAAATTTGATTATAGTTTACAGGGCTTTAATATAATTAATTCCAAATACAGATTAAAAGGAATAATGAAGACTCATGAAAAAGATATAGGGACAATAGCTATGAATCCGCTGGCAACAGGAGACTTGTTGCTTTATGAAGATATATTTAACGCTATTCGTATAAAAGAAGACCAAACTTTGGTTCAAGCGGCATATGCATATATTCTGTCCTTTCCTTTTATAGATTCTGTACTGGGAACCTTTAATTCAAAAGATGAAATTAATGAAGCTATTAAAACCCTATATCAAGAACCTTACTCTGCTAAAGAAAGGAGTGAACAAGAAGGAAAATTAAAAGAAAGAATTAATCAAGTTGATTTAGAAAGAAAGATAGAAGTTGGCAAAGCTCTTAGACAAAGACCTCATATATTAAGAGAAGAAGTTGCAGATTTGTTTGGAGTTTATCCACTAAGTGTATAA
- a CDS encoding ABC transporter substrate-binding protein, with product MKRRISLLLFLVLALILNACDGSSQSNKNEISENKEKEASQVREVKEVKESEYSVTDVRGKTIKFEKTPERIATVDKPLPSIIYAIDGKTDKIVGCNPSSIKAFEESVLKNMYPQLANANTKWCSKDSVVNVEELLKLKPDVVFIYSNIEKEIEKMEAAGLKVVALKRAEFDSIKENIKMISEVLQKKERGDLLVEYMDKGINEVTSKLAEIKDEDKPKVIEFYSDMKIAVKTYDHWMKPSGAYNPAHELKGKLAEVDMEQMIVWNPDIIYLGNHSDLMPEDFIENKQEGRDWSTIKAVANKQVYKIPIGVYRWDPPGVETPLTVKWAAKIQYPQLFSDMDMEVELKNFFEYVYDYKLSDDEVATILRK from the coding sequence ATGAAAAGAAGGATTAGTTTATTATTATTTTTAGTACTAGCATTAATTTTAAATGCTTGTGACGGCAGCTCTCAAAGTAATAAAAATGAAATCAGTGAAAACAAGGAAAAAGAAGCTAGTCAAGTGCGAGAAGTTAAAGAGGTAAAAGAAAGCGAATACTCGGTTACTGATGTTAGAGGAAAAACGATTAAATTTGAAAAAACACCGGAAAGAATTGCAACGGTGGACAAGCCTCTTCCGTCTATAATATATGCAATTGATGGAAAGACAGATAAAATTGTAGGATGCAACCCATCTTCTATTAAAGCTTTTGAAGAAAGTGTTTTAAAAAACATGTATCCACAACTAGCTAATGCGAATACTAAATGGTGTTCAAAAGACTCAGTTGTTAACGTGGAAGAGTTATTGAAGCTAAAACCGGATGTAGTGTTTATTTATTCGAATATTGAGAAAGAAATTGAAAAAATGGAAGCTGCAGGACTTAAGGTAGTAGCTTTAAAGAGGGCAGAATTTGACAGTATAAAAGAAAATATAAAAATGATATCTGAAGTACTTCAAAAGAAAGAACGTGGCGACTTATTAGTTGAATATATGGACAAAGGAATTAATGAAGTAACATCAAAGTTAGCTGAAATAAAAGATGAAGATAAACCAAAAGTTATAGAGTTTTATAGTGACATGAAAATAGCTGTAAAAACATACGACCATTGGATGAAACCAAGTGGAGCCTATAATCCGGCCCACGAGCTTAAGGGTAAATTGGCTGAAGTGGACATGGAGCAGATGATTGTATGGAACCCTGATATCATTTATTTAGGAAATCATTCAGACTTAATGCCGGAAGACTTTATTGAAAATAAGCAGGAAGGTAGAGACTGGTCAACAATTAAAGCTGTAGCTAACAAACAAGTATACAAAATTCCTATAGGTGTTTATAGGTGGGATCCTCCTGGGGTTGAAACTCCGCTTACAGTTAAATGGGCTGCAAAAATACAGTATCCACAATTGTTTTCAGATATGGACATGGAAGTAGAGTTAAAGAATTTCTTTGAATATGTATATGATTACAAATTATCAGATGATGAAGTTGCTACAATATTGAGGAAGTAG
- a CDS encoding GNAT family N-acetyltransferase yields the protein MLPFDNTIDLTLHHTQLIKAEIQNKYTLYNYIKDAKKYYPSFDIWYFTNVLPSLKDGTKKIITSCDDNNLRGLAILKYNEKKLCHLSVMPPYKNKGYGIKLFKQSFIELETEKPFLTVSEEKLIEFKKVFDYFEFELTDIIDGYYRKGKKEYFYNQI from the coding sequence ATGTTACCTTTTGACAATACAATCGACCTAACACTGCATCATACCCAGCTGATAAAGGCAGAGATACAGAATAAATATACATTATATAACTATATCAAAGATGCAAAAAAATACTATCCAAGTTTTGATATTTGGTATTTTACAAATGTACTGCCGTCATTAAAAGACGGGACAAAAAAAATTATAACTTCCTGTGATGATAATAATCTCAGGGGTCTTGCTATACTAAAATATAACGAAAAAAAATTATGCCACTTATCTGTTATGCCCCCTTATAAAAATAAAGGCTACGGCATAAAACTTTTTAAGCAAAGCTTTATAGAATTAGAAACAGAAAAGCCTTTCCTGACAGTGTCCGAAGAAAAATTAATAGAATTTAAAAAAGTATTTGATTACTTTGAATTTGAACTTACAGACATTATAGATGGGTATTACCGAAAAGGCAAAAAAGAGTATTTTTATAATCAAATATAA
- a CDS encoding DUF2809 domain-containing protein: protein MQEINLSLQKEALVKRQSVRTRLAFLVMAVLILAAEIYIAICVKGGFVRHYLGDVLAVILLYALARAIFSKPPSNLPLKIFAFAAALELAQYFGAVQILGIENKILKVMIGGTFDFADLLCYAAGCVLAGAYEKFESKI from the coding sequence TTGCAAGAGATAAATTTAAGCTTACAAAAGGAAGCTCTAGTAAAAAGGCAAAGCGTGCGAACGAGGCTAGCGTTTTTGGTCATGGCAGTCCTGATTTTAGCGGCTGAAATTTACATAGCGATCTGCGTAAAGGGCGGTTTCGTGCGCCACTACCTGGGCGATGTTTTGGCCGTTATCTTGCTTTACGCTTTGGCTCGGGCTATTTTTAGCAAGCCGCCGTCAAATTTGCCGCTTAAAATTTTCGCGTTCGCGGCAGCCTTGGAGCTCGCGCAGTATTTTGGCGCGGTGCAAATTTTAGGCATAGAAAATAAAATTTTAAAAGTAATGATCGGCGGAACGTTTGATTTCGCCGATCTGCTCTGCTACGCTGCAGGCTGCGTCCTGGCGGGCGCTTATGAAAAATTTGAAAGTAAAATTTGA
- a CDS encoding ABC transporter ATP-binding protein: MILQVKKGTFSYDKRKILKDISFDLKEEEVMSILGPNGVGKTTFLRCLMGFLKWDTGKALLFGKDINEYAEKELWENLSYVPQVKKSVFSYGVLEMVVMGLDKENSFFHIPTKEDYDKAYETLKELGVEKLSNRYCDELSGGELQMVMIARALVSNPKLLILDEPESNLDMKNQIRIIEAIKHINVNKKSACIINTHFPSHALQISDKTLFIGSDYKTTFDESSKAITEDNLQKYFQIKAKILIFQAEEVEYKTVAPYKAI, encoded by the coding sequence ATGATACTCCAAGTTAAAAAAGGTACTTTTTCATATGACAAGAGAAAAATTTTAAAAGATATTTCATTTGATTTAAAAGAAGAAGAAGTAATGTCCATTCTTGGACCCAATGGGGTGGGTAAAACTACTTTCTTAAGGTGTCTTATGGGATTTTTAAAATGGGACACGGGAAAAGCCTTATTGTTCGGCAAAGATATAAATGAATATGCAGAAAAAGAATTATGGGAAAACTTAAGTTATGTTCCTCAAGTTAAGAAAAGTGTGTTTAGTTATGGGGTTTTAGAAATGGTTGTGATGGGTTTAGACAAGGAAAACAGTTTTTTCCATATCCCTACGAAGGAAGATTATGATAAAGCTTATGAAACTTTAAAAGAATTAGGAGTTGAAAAGCTATCAAATAGATACTGTGATGAGCTATCCGGAGGAGAGCTTCAAATGGTTATGATTGCGAGAGCTCTTGTTTCTAATCCAAAACTTCTTATTTTAGATGAACCGGAGTCAAACCTGGATATGAAGAATCAAATTAGAATCATAGAGGCAATTAAACATATAAATGTAAATAAAAAATCTGCTTGCATAATAAACACTCATTTTCCTAGTCATGCATTGCAGATATCTGACAAAACTTTGTTTATCGGTAGTGACTACAAAACAACCTTTGATGAAAGTTCGAAAGCCATTACTGAAGATAACTTACAAAAGTATTTTCAGATCAAAGCTAAAATTTTAATTTTTCAAGCAGAAGAAGTTGAATACAAAACAGTTGCACCTTATAAAGCCATATAG
- a CDS encoding transposase, with translation MANGDYEVTHNRILNSVKKKYHSYKGKVGKIADNIIDRNFKADKPLQKWSTDVSQFNFSWGKCNISPILDMYTNEIISYDLSLSPNLEQISKKILLTSLY, from the coding sequence ATGGCAAACGGAGATTATGAAGTAACTCATAATAGGATTCTTAATAGTGTAAAGAAAAAATATCATTCATACAAAGGTAAAGTAGGCAAGATTGCTGATAATATAATAGACAGAAATTTTAAAGCTGATAAGCCGTTGCAAAAATGGAGTACTGATGTATCTCAATTTAACTTTTCATGGGGTAAATGCAACATTTCACCAATACTTGATATGTATACAAATGAAATAATCTCTTATGACTTATCCTTAAGTCCTAATTTAGAGCAAATATCTAAAAAAATTTTGTTAACTTCTTTATATTGA
- the ttdA gene encoding L(+)-tartrate dehydratase subunit alpha has protein sequence MDKERAVQKMTEVMAKFVGYTGKVLPDDVTAKLSELAERETQPLAKEIYKTMFENQRLAKELDRPSCQDTGVIQFFVRCGANFPLIGELEELLQEAVLRATREAPLRHNSVETFDEYNTGKNVGKGTPSVFWEIVPQSSECEIHTYMAGGGCSLPGKATVLMPGMGYEGVVKFVMDIMTSYGINACPPLLVGVGIGTSIDVASLLSKKALMRPLGSRNPNDRAALTEKLLEDGINKIGLGPQGMSGASSVMGVHIENCARHPSVIAVAVNVGCWSHRKGHIVWDEKINFAVKSHKEFAL, from the coding sequence ATGGATAAAGAAAGAGCCGTGCAAAAGATGACCGAGGTCATGGCGAAATTCGTCGGCTACACGGGCAAAGTGCTGCCTGACGACGTGACGGCGAAGCTAAGCGAGCTCGCCGAGCGCGAGACGCAGCCGCTGGCAAAGGAGATCTACAAAACGATGTTTGAAAACCAGCGCCTAGCCAAGGAGCTAGACCGTCCGTCCTGCCAGGATACGGGCGTGATCCAGTTTTTCGTCCGCTGCGGCGCGAATTTCCCGCTCATCGGCGAGCTTGAGGAGCTGCTGCAAGAGGCCGTACTGCGAGCGACGCGCGAGGCTCCGCTGCGCCACAACAGCGTCGAGACCTTTGACGAGTACAACACTGGCAAAAACGTCGGCAAAGGCACGCCTAGCGTATTTTGGGAGATCGTGCCGCAAAGCAGCGAGTGCGAGATACACACCTATATGGCGGGCGGCGGCTGTAGCCTGCCCGGCAAGGCAACCGTACTGATGCCGGGCATGGGTTACGAGGGAGTCGTAAAATTCGTCATGGACATCATGACAAGCTACGGCATAAATGCCTGTCCTCCGCTGCTAGTGGGCGTAGGCATCGGCACCTCGATCGACGTGGCGTCGCTGCTATCTAAAAAAGCGCTGATGAGGCCGCTAGGCTCGCGCAATCCAAACGACCGCGCCGCGCTAACCGAAAAGCTGCTAGAAGATGGTATCAATAAAATCGGCCTCGGCCCGCAAGGCATGAGCGGCGCAAGCTCGGTCATGGGCGTGCATATCGAAAACTGCGCCCGCCACCCAAGCGTCATCGCCGTCGCCGTAAACGTAGGCTGCTGGTCGCACCGCAAAGGCCACATCGTCTGGGACGAAAAGATAAATTTTGCCGTAAAATCGCACAAGGAGTTCGCGCTATGA
- a CDS encoding ASCH domain-containing protein — MTALLSIKPEFAEAIFDGTKKFEFRKVKFKKNVNKIKVYATKPVGKIIGEFIVDNILEASPEELWDKTSMDAGIDKERYLKYFNGKSTGFAIKIKSANKYKEAICPYLQYPNFVAPQSFMYI, encoded by the coding sequence ATGACAGCATTATTATCCATTAAGCCGGAATTCGCTGAGGCTATTTTTGATGGTACGAAAAAATTTGAGTTTAGAAAGGTAAAATTTAAAAAAAACGTTAATAAGATTAAAGTATATGCCACAAAGCCAGTTGGAAAAATTATAGGAGAATTTATAGTTGATAATATTTTGGAGGCAAGCCCAGAAGAGCTATGGGATAAAACGAGTATGGACGCTGGCATAGATAAAGAAAGATATCTAAAATACTTTAATGGCAAGAGTACCGGTTTTGCCATTAAGATTAAATCCGCAAATAAATATAAAGAGGCAATTTGTCCTTATTTGCAATACCCAAATTTTGTGGCACCACAATCGTTTATGTATATTTAG
- a CDS encoding cell surface protein, protein MLSGSNLNISTANFKSNLTPADKTAKTNLANEQTEIAKEQDKAKEKSQIDALMHIPIKNAVESIIDIDESEKGWITKTIDKIDGILSKKYTADERRALSMKYPPETMDEAKDLVLQLYANTLKRYSKDGEPTIQGKLLGLGTKEEREELIAFKDSLPEDGAMSSVGAALLQRADISIEEFKKLYAEDIEKTTKAHKEAVAKINQEMREYNENLAKQRAEAKFKPIQATSKSKTYADKDVRREFFENFLKAEQEKGTDITEILNQLARLGKFDVKA, encoded by the coding sequence ATGTTAAGCGGCTCAAATTTAAATATTTCTACGGCAAATTTCAAGTCAAATTTAACTCCTGCAGATAAAACCGCTAAGACGAATTTGGCGAACGAGCAAACGGAAATTGCAAAAGAACAAGACAAGGCAAAAGAAAAAAGCCAAATCGACGCCCTTATGCATATACCTATTAAAAATGCGGTAGAAAGCATCATAGATATAGACGAGAGCGAAAAAGGCTGGATAACAAAAACCATAGATAAAATAGACGGCATACTCTCTAAGAAATATACTGCGGACGAGAGGCGAGCGCTGTCTATGAAATATCCACCCGAGACCATGGACGAGGCAAAAGATTTGGTGTTACAGCTTTATGCGAATACTCTCAAAAGGTATTCAAAGGATGGCGAGCCGACTATCCAAGGTAAGCTTTTAGGACTAGGCACCAAAGAGGAACGAGAGGAATTAATCGCTTTTAAAGACTCTTTGCCTGAAGACGGTGCGATGAGCAGCGTCGGAGCTGCTTTGCTGCAAAGAGCCGACATCAGTATAGAAGAATTTAAAAAACTCTATGCGGAAGATATCGAGAAAACTACGAAAGCCCACAAAGAAGCCGTAGCAAAAATCAATCAAGAGATGAGAGAATACAACGAAAATTTAGCTAAGCAAAGAGCCGAAGCCAAATTTAAACCCATACAAGCCACAAGTAAAAGCAAAACATACGCAGATAAAGACGTCAGACGAGAATTCTTTGAAAATTTCTTAAAAGCCGAGCAAGAAAAAGGGACGGATATAACTGAAATTTTAAATCAACTAGCAAGGCTAGGTAAATTTGACGTAAAAGCATAA